A genomic stretch from Candidatus Methanosuratincola sp. includes:
- a CDS encoding sodium:solute symporter family protein: MISTVDGAIIVAYMAAVFSIGFLYRKSSSTYEYMVAGGRIGLFSLYATWAATAVGAGFAMGIIGNVYRFGVSGAWTLLAFGFGFAVVYLLMPRVRHLGEKYLFTTLPEMLGKRMGKGVRMLAGAVTVAGISGFIADNFVGLGTIFKAYFGIELWVGIVLAAAITAFYTILGGQKAVIKTDLLQWVLASFGIAFIVLPLVMVSAGGWGNISASLPPDRLSLSSLSAYSIAGGLTSMVFGVQFQNHLVQRQWAARDRRVLLRSTLLANVTFFLWAGVCVLIGLAGAVAFPDLPSPQSLLPFLITEVVPVGLSGFVIAALLSIIMSSVDSFLIGVSSSLSKDIIGVAFPGMDDRRILRVTKASALLLTLLALGIAILYPDILGLIVAFFSTIASGLGVPVLATLFWRRATPRGVAAGIIAGSLVALYLRLTGPPFDPSLAGVPASLMATVLVSLITKPQPKELIDEYFG, encoded by the coding sequence ATGATCAGCACGGTTGATGGTGCGATCATAGTTGCCTACATGGCCGCCGTCTTCTCGATAGGGTTCCTCTACAGGAAATCCAGCTCGACATATGAATACATGGTTGCAGGAGGGCGCATCGGCTTATTCTCATTGTATGCGACCTGGGCAGCGACCGCGGTAGGTGCGGGCTTCGCGATGGGGATCATCGGCAACGTCTACCGGTTCGGCGTCTCCGGCGCATGGACGCTGCTTGCCTTCGGTTTCGGCTTCGCGGTGGTCTATCTGCTGATGCCGCGCGTCAGGCACCTCGGCGAGAAGTACCTGTTCACAACCCTTCCTGAGATGCTCGGGAAGAGGATGGGGAAGGGCGTCCGGATGCTTGCCGGAGCGGTGACCGTTGCGGGGATCTCCGGGTTCATCGCCGACAACTTCGTGGGGCTGGGGACGATCTTCAAAGCCTACTTCGGCATCGAGCTCTGGGTTGGGATAGTTCTGGCTGCAGCCATAACCGCCTTCTACACTATCCTCGGCGGGCAGAAAGCTGTTATCAAGACGGATCTCCTTCAGTGGGTGCTCGCCTCATTCGGGATAGCCTTCATCGTGCTCCCGCTGGTCATGGTCAGTGCTGGGGGGTGGGGGAACATATCCGCAAGCCTGCCCCCGGATCGACTGAGCCTCTCCTCTTTGTCCGCATATTCTATAGCCGGCGGGCTGACCTCCATGGTCTTCGGGGTGCAGTTTCAGAACCACCTGGTGCAGAGGCAGTGGGCCGCAAGGGATAGAAGGGTCCTCCTGAGATCGACCCTGCTGGCAAACGTTACGTTCTTCCTCTGGGCTGGCGTCTGCGTCCTGATAGGACTCGCGGGCGCTGTGGCCTTCCCAGACCTTCCATCGCCGCAATCGCTCCTGCCCTTCCTGATAACCGAGGTTGTGCCGGTTGGACTCAGCGGCTTCGTGATCGCCGCGCTCCTCTCTATAATAATGTCCAGCGTCGACTCCTTCCTGATCGGCGTCTCCTCGAGCCTCTCAAAGGACATAATCGGCGTGGCATTCCCGGGGATGGACGACAGGCGGATCCTCAGGGTGACGAAGGCGAGCGCCCTGCTTCTGACGCTCCTTGCGCTCGGAATAGCGATACTCTACCCTGACATCCTCGGGCTCATAGTGGCTTTCTTCTCGACGATCGCGAGCGGGCTAGGCGTCCCTGTCCTCGCTACGTTGTTCTGGAGGAGGGCCACGCCCCGCGGGGTAGCCGCAGGGATAATTGCGGGTTCGCTGGTCGCGCTCTACCTGCGACTTACCGGACCGCCATTCGATCCGTCGCTTGCAGGCGTCCCTGCAAGCCTCATGGCCACAGTGCTGGTAAGCCTGATCACAAAGCCCCAGCCGAAGGAGCTGATCGACGAGTACTTCGGTTGA
- a CDS encoding alpha/beta hydrolase, translating to MGFSRRKKLLVSALTVALILFLVVPFLIPIPPLKGTFPPEMLGKPDSRFSLVNGLKVHYKVYGEGEPVFMLMHGFGAYSFSFDPVIEHLSRYGTVIAFDRPAFGFTERPVLDAWEGPNPYTNEFAADLAVGLMDELGVDRAILVGHSAGGAVAVLTYYRHPERVSALVLEDAAVYGGGAPWYIGLFLWLPQVQRLGPLLVRGIAGDSGISTLYLAWHDPSKITPDLIEGYRRPLMAENWDYALWQFTLASGRSGLESNLSKISVPVLVMTGSDDRIVPPSNAIRLAEEIPGSRLVVIPDCGHIPHEETPQEFLDAVVAFLRTSVLAGG from the coding sequence ATGGGGTTCAGCCGTAGAAAGAAGCTTTTGGTTTCAGCACTGACAGTCGCGCTTATCCTCTTCTTGGTCGTGCCGTTCCTGATACCCATACCGCCCCTGAAAGGCACATTCCCGCCGGAGATGCTGGGAAAGCCGGACAGCCGTTTCTCTTTGGTGAACGGTTTAAAGGTACATTACAAGGTGTACGGTGAGGGGGAGCCCGTCTTCATGCTCATGCACGGCTTTGGGGCCTACTCTTTCTCATTCGACCCTGTGATCGAGCACCTCTCCCGATACGGGACGGTGATCGCCTTCGACAGGCCCGCATTCGGCTTCACCGAGCGCCCGGTCCTGGACGCCTGGGAAGGCCCGAACCCCTACACGAATGAGTTTGCTGCAGACCTGGCGGTCGGCCTCATGGACGAGCTGGGGGTGGACAGGGCGATCCTCGTCGGGCACTCCGCCGGGGGCGCTGTGGCGGTACTGACGTACTACCGGCACCCCGAGAGGGTCAGCGCACTGGTACTCGAGGACGCAGCAGTCTACGGCGGCGGCGCCCCCTGGTACATCGGTCTCTTTCTCTGGCTCCCCCAGGTCCAGAGGCTAGGCCCGCTTCTGGTCAGGGGGATCGCCGGGGACAGCGGGATAAGCACACTCTACCTTGCCTGGCACGACCCCTCGAAGATAACCCCCGACCTGATCGAGGGCTACCGTAGGCCACTCATGGCTGAGAACTGGGACTATGCGCTCTGGCAGTTCACCCTCGCCTCCGGGAGGTCGGGTCTCGAATCGAACCTGAGCAAGATCTCAGTCCCTGTCCTCGTCATGACCGGATCCGACGACAGGATAGTCCCCCCTTCAAACGCGATCAGACTCGCGGAGGAGATCCCTGGCTCCCGACTCGTCGTAATCCCCGACTGCGGCCACATCCCGCACGAAGAGACCCCGCAGGAGTTCTTGGACGCCGTGGTGGCATTCCTGCGGACGAGCGTCCTCGCAGGCGGATGA
- a CDS encoding ABC transporter substrate-binding protein, with protein MNSTLNALKGEISSLQTELNAVRASYYPLVVKDALGRVVTIKSEPTRIVSGAPSITETLFALGLSSRVVGADSYSNYPKEFLQLKDQGKIAIVGGVTTLDPEKVAAQKPDLVIIDASLQGKFIPALEGLGLTVVALETKTVENVKSNFQLLAKITYKLSEGVRVVDQLNTAIQNVSSKVSSFTPTKILFLVWHDPMYTTGNGTYLSELISISGGENIAGDRTGWVVVNPEQVIAANPSVLILSSMSLTMDPDQMFAYFRSLPGFEHVDAIRNNRIYILTEDASNALERAGPRLVDGIYILGYILHPEVFNVQLPNVLGANYTSYLGR; from the coding sequence ATGAATTCTACACTGAATGCTCTAAAGGGCGAGATAAGCTCGCTCCAGACAGAACTGAATGCGGTCAGGGCCTCCTACTACCCACTCGTGGTTAAGGATGCTCTAGGAAGGGTAGTTACTATAAAATCTGAGCCGACAAGAATCGTCTCTGGAGCCCCATCAATCACAGAGACGCTCTTTGCGCTTGGACTCTCAAGCAGGGTCGTGGGTGCGGACTCCTATTCCAACTACCCGAAGGAGTTCCTCCAGCTCAAAGACCAGGGCAAGATTGCAATCGTGGGCGGGGTGACGACGCTAGATCCTGAGAAAGTCGCTGCTCAAAAGCCCGACCTCGTCATCATCGACGCAAGCCTTCAAGGCAAATTCATACCAGCACTGGAGGGCTTGGGTCTCACAGTGGTTGCGCTGGAGACAAAGACCGTTGAGAACGTGAAAAGCAACTTCCAGCTTCTCGCCAAGATCACATACAAGCTCAGCGAGGGCGTCCGCGTCGTCGACCAGCTCAACACCGCTATTCAGAACGTCTCCAGCAAGGTCTCTTCGTTTACACCTACAAAGATACTCTTCCTTGTCTGGCATGATCCGATGTACACCACGGGGAACGGCACGTACCTGAGCGAACTGATCTCGATATCAGGAGGGGAAAATATAGCCGGGGACAGGACTGGGTGGGTCGTCGTCAACCCTGAGCAGGTGATTGCAGCAAACCCGAGCGTTTTGATACTGAGCTCGATGTCCTTGACAATGGATCCTGACCAGATGTTTGCATACTTCCGATCCCTGCCTGGTTTCGAGCATGTTGATGCCATCAGGAACAACAGGATCTACATACTCACTGAAGACGCATCAAATGCGCTAGAACGAGCTGGGCCTAGGCTCGTCGATGGTATCTACATCTTGGGATACATCCTGCACCCTGAGGTTTTCAACGTGCAGCTTCCGAATGTGCTTGGCGCGAACTACACCAGCTACCTAGGGAGATAG
- a CDS encoding iron ABC transporter permease, producing the protein MASIMIGSMPLSPSGVIDAIVNPRNDPVASSIVLGYRIPRVLFASLTGFVLGISGGVIQTLTRNPLADPYITGMSSGAALGAAIAFVVPFFPYFAVPALAFIGGLSMLLLSIFLAKKAGAGSLGFILAGIAVGTFASAILMVVLAISSEKAHGIIYWLFGSFSTSTWGDFQVALAVSAPVLVFVLYKARDLNILLLGEEHASQLGIDSRRLWLLLLLSSSLGVSVCVSFCGIIGFIGLVAPHMVRLVIGSDNRIVLPLAGFTGSLLIVVADDIVRNPLNPIAEMPVGSVTSMIGVPFFVYLLIKKGKSFGM; encoded by the coding sequence ATGGCTTCGATAATGATTGGTTCCATGCCTCTTTCCCCCTCGGGCGTTATCGATGCGATTGTCAACCCGCGAAACGACCCGGTCGCAAGCAGCATAGTGTTGGGATACAGGATACCCCGCGTACTGTTTGCGTCACTCACCGGCTTCGTCCTGGGCATTTCGGGGGGAGTAATACAGACCCTCACAAGGAACCCGCTGGCAGACCCGTACATAACCGGGATGTCATCGGGCGCAGCCCTTGGGGCAGCGATCGCTTTCGTAGTCCCTTTTTTCCCCTACTTCGCAGTGCCTGCCCTTGCGTTCATCGGCGGGCTCTCAATGCTGCTGCTCTCAATCTTCCTTGCGAAGAAAGCAGGAGCCGGGTCGCTGGGCTTCATTCTTGCTGGTATCGCTGTGGGGACCTTTGCCAGTGCGATATTGATGGTGGTACTTGCAATTTCTTCCGAAAAGGCACACGGCATCATCTACTGGCTCTTTGGATCTTTCTCAACATCTACATGGGGGGACTTTCAGGTAGCTCTGGCAGTATCTGCACCAGTGCTTGTCTTCGTGCTCTACAAGGCAAGGGACCTTAACATCCTGCTGCTCGGTGAAGAGCACGCGTCCCAGCTCGGGATCGACTCGAGGCGTCTTTGGCTTTTGTTGCTCCTGTCATCCAGCTTGGGCGTCTCGGTCTGCGTCTCGTTCTGCGGGATAATCGGTTTCATAGGGCTCGTCGCACCCCACATGGTGAGGCTGGTCATCGGATCAGACAACAGGATAGTCCTCCCGCTGGCAGGCTTTACTGGATCCCTGCTTATAGTGGTTGCAGACGACATAGTGCGGAATCCGCTCAACCCTATCGCCGAGATGCCTGTCGGGAGCGTCACTTCGATGATAGGCGTCCCGTTCTTTGTATACCTACTAATAAAGAAGGGTAAGAGCTTTGGCATGTAA
- a CDS encoding NADPH-dependent FMN reductase, producing the protein MKVLAIVGSLRAGSYNRALALNAKELAPEGVEVEVAGLEGIPPFNQDLERQPPETVRALKDKIRSADALLICTPEYNYSVPGVLKNAIDWASRPFEDSPFDGKPVAIAGASTGSMGTSRAQYHLRQICVGLGMYALVYPEIFVPAAEKKFDPTGRIVDDKLRAKLVEMLESLRDWAARLK; encoded by the coding sequence TTGAAGGTATTGGCGATAGTAGGCAGCTTGAGGGCAGGCTCGTATAACCGGGCCCTCGCATTAAATGCAAAAGAGCTGGCTCCGGAAGGAGTCGAGGTGGAGGTCGCCGGTTTGGAGGGGATCCCCCCTTTCAACCAAGACCTGGAGAGGCAACCTCCTGAGACGGTCAGAGCACTCAAGGACAAAATTAGATCTGCCGATGCCCTTCTGATATGCACACCGGAATACAACTACTCGGTCCCCGGGGTCTTGAAGAACGCCATCGACTGGGCCTCCAGGCCCTTTGAGGACAGTCCATTCGACGGGAAGCCGGTAGCCATAGCAGGTGCCTCGACGGGATCGATGGGGACCTCGAGGGCTCAGTACCACCTGAGGCAGATATGCGTCGGGCTGGGGATGTACGCGCTGGTGTACCCAGAGATATTCGTTCCGGCTGCCGAGAAGAAATTCGATCCCACGGGAAGGATAGTTGACGATAAGCTCAGGGCAAAGCTTGTCGAGATGCTGGAGTCGCTCAGGGATTGGGCGGCAAGGCTTAAATGA
- a CDS encoding diphthine--ammonia ligase produces the protein MRGLAFFSGGKDSVFAVMKARQNGVPVDYLLFNTHDFPEPNVHQINRRLVEEIARLIGIPLQVLHLEVGREYALLADLFSELDVGVVTVGNINVEDQMEWYEKLCEETGAALYAPLWAGPGGSSFLTLMGQLEAGLKAMICSIMKSALPARLLGRVIDYALAKDLLSLIDPCGEGGEYHTLVLDAPIMSGRLLIDEFSPKESKDRLMLTVERYRVEDKK, from the coding sequence ATGAGGGGCTTGGCTTTCTTCTCTGGGGGCAAAGACTCGGTCTTTGCAGTGATGAAGGCAAGGCAGAACGGCGTCCCTGTCGACTACCTCCTCTTCAACACCCATGACTTCCCAGAGCCCAATGTCCACCAAATAAACAGGCGGCTAGTGGAGGAGATTGCCCGCCTAATTGGGATCCCCCTGCAGGTGCTGCATCTCGAGGTGGGGAGGGAGTATGCGCTGCTGGCCGACCTATTTTCAGAGCTTGACGTCGGGGTTGTGACCGTAGGCAACATCAACGTCGAAGACCAAATGGAGTGGTACGAAAAGCTCTGCGAAGAAACTGGAGCGGCTCTCTACGCCCCCCTATGGGCCGGGCCTGGAGGTTCGAGTTTCTTGACGCTTATGGGCCAGTTAGAGGCGGGTTTGAAAGCCATGATCTGCAGTATAATGAAGTCTGCCCTCCCTGCGAGACTCCTCGGCCGTGTAATCGACTATGCACTTGCAAAGGACTTGTTAAGCCTCATCGATCCCTGTGGTGAAGGGGGCGAGTACCATACGCTGGTTTTGGACGCGCCCATCATGTCGGGCCGTTTGTTAATCGATGAGTTCTCGCCCAAGGAATCTAAAGATCGTCTCATGCTGACTGTGGAGAGGTACAGAGTGGAGGATAAAAAATGA
- a CDS encoding alkaline phosphatase family protein, whose product MRTLLIVADGMADLPIEKLGGRTPLQTADAQNLNMLAAIGCSGIMDPPVPGTPPGSDVAHLNFLGYEPRLFHTGRGPLEAAGAGIGVSGDGAFYRCNICKLNAAGLVSDEKVELEEEVRAVIERRINSELKEMFGDIRACFKFTLGYRGVLALRGRGLAPEISYPQPKRSIRIPRRPYGAGKSMTAELLLGFRDLSAGLISEEVQSKEPDEHYEIIPWGGGRPPKLPDFSERHGVKGAGIAAVPLIKGICRLCGMDVPEIQGATGKPDTDLISKAKAAVEALEDSGLVLLHIEATDELSHDGDLEGKVEMIKKIDGMISFLIDWIDLDRYRIAVLSDHVTSTEMRRHTGDPVPVVVAGCKIKTDGVKEYSEAAAAKGGLGRFDGRDLLRVLLDRRF is encoded by the coding sequence ATGAGGACTCTCCTCATTGTTGCGGATGGGATGGCGGACTTGCCTATTGAGAAACTCGGAGGGAGAACCCCTCTCCAAACGGCGGACGCCCAGAATCTCAATATGCTCGCAGCCATCGGGTGTTCTGGCATAATGGACCCGCCTGTCCCAGGTACCCCTCCAGGCAGCGACGTGGCGCACCTAAACTTCTTAGGATACGAACCCCGGCTCTTCCATACTGGGCGCGGACCGCTGGAGGCGGCAGGTGCAGGCATCGGCGTCTCTGGAGACGGCGCCTTCTACAGGTGCAACATTTGCAAGCTGAACGCAGCAGGGCTTGTATCCGACGAAAAGGTAGAGCTCGAAGAGGAGGTTCGCGCGGTTATCGAAAGGAGGATAAACTCTGAACTGAAGGAGATGTTTGGAGATATCCGAGCATGCTTCAAATTTACGCTTGGGTACAGGGGCGTCTTGGCGCTCAGAGGAAGAGGTTTGGCGCCCGAGATCTCCTATCCCCAGCCAAAGCGCTCGATCAGAATCCCCAGACGACCTTACGGAGCCGGCAAATCAATGACCGCGGAGCTGCTGCTTGGGTTTAGGGATTTGAGTGCAGGACTCATCTCTGAAGAGGTTCAGTCGAAGGAGCCAGATGAGCACTACGAAATCATACCGTGGGGCGGAGGCAGACCCCCAAAACTGCCCGATTTTTCAGAGAGACACGGAGTCAAAGGAGCCGGGATCGCGGCTGTGCCCCTAATCAAAGGGATCTGCCGGTTGTGTGGAATGGATGTGCCTGAAATCCAAGGCGCCACCGGCAAGCCTGATACGGACCTGATTTCCAAGGCGAAAGCTGCAGTTGAGGCTCTAGAGGATTCTGGACTCGTGCTCCTACATATCGAGGCCACTGACGAACTGAGCCACGACGGGGATCTTGAGGGGAAGGTAGAGATGATAAAGAAGATAGATGGGATGATCAGCTTCCTGATCGACTGGATCGATCTGGATAGATACCGGATAGCCGTCCTCTCCGACCACGTCACCTCGACTGAGATGCGCAGGCATACGGGGGACCCGGTGCCAGTTGTCGTGGCAGGGTGCAAAATCAAAACCGACGGGGTCAAAGAATATTCGGAGGCGGCGGCCGCAAAGGGAGGGCTTGGACGCTTCGACGGGAGAGACCTGCTCAGGGTTCTGCTCGATAGAAGATTTTAA
- a CDS encoding DNA polymerase domain-containing protein, whose product PGNAGDGCAGDGEGGPILGSLLEGWLKRRLALKRLRRTLAKGTDERRFCDERISAIKMILVTIYGVSGCCRNRFGNPVVFEEINRRSREAMVAAKRVADAMGYRVVYADVDSVFVTRRGASLADYSDLADAIGSETGLSISIDRHFRFLAFPMLRRDRSSAALKRYFGITYDGEVEARGIEMRRGDLPESVRRFQEDLIREVLSCRDSGEVLSVGVRMGEALLRRAIRETGAGAVSKEDLVVRRRLGMDPWSYRVSSAQRSAALQLLALGRGTSPGEEVEFICSSASHPNPLCRVKVPDLFSGSFDRAYYARLLVEAARTVFEGIGAAVNVREVAVSSRQAELGRWMGGV is encoded by the coding sequence CCCGGCAACGCAGGAGACGGGTGCGCAGGCGATGGCGAGGGCGGACCGATCCTAGGCTCCTTGCTCGAGGGGTGGCTCAAGCGGCGCCTCGCGCTGAAGCGGCTCCGCAGGACTCTTGCCAAGGGCACCGACGAGAGGCGGTTCTGCGATGAGCGCATAAGCGCGATCAAGATGATTCTCGTCACGATATACGGCGTCTCGGGGTGCTGCAGGAACCGCTTCGGAAACCCCGTCGTCTTCGAGGAGATAAACCGGAGGTCCAGGGAGGCGATGGTGGCTGCCAAGAGGGTCGCCGACGCAATGGGGTACCGGGTGGTATACGCTGACGTCGACTCGGTCTTCGTGACCCGGCGCGGCGCATCGCTTGCCGACTACTCTGATCTCGCGGACGCCATCGGGTCCGAGACCGGGCTGTCCATATCGATCGACCGCCACTTCAGGTTCCTGGCATTCCCGATGCTCAGGCGCGACCGGTCATCGGCGGCGCTGAAGCGGTACTTCGGCATAACCTATGACGGCGAGGTCGAGGCGCGCGGCATAGAGATGCGGAGGGGGGACTTGCCTGAGTCCGTCAGGCGGTTCCAGGAGGACCTGATAAGGGAGGTCCTCTCCTGCAGGGACTCCGGGGAGGTCCTCTCCGTGGGCGTGCGCATGGGGGAGGCACTCCTCAGGCGAGCCATCAGGGAGACCGGCGCCGGGGCGGTCAGCAAAGAAGACCTTGTGGTCAGGAGGCGCCTTGGAATGGATCCGTGGTCCTACAGGGTGAGCTCAGCCCAGCGGTCGGCAGCCCTCCAGCTGCTCGCCCTGGGGAGGGGAACCTCTCCCGGCGAAGAGGTCGAGTTCATATGCTCGAGCGCCTCCCACCCGAACCCCCTGTGCAGGGTGAAGGTGCCCGATCTCTTCTCTGGAAGCTTCGACAGGGCGTACTATGCGAGGCTCTTGGTCGAGGCTGCCAGGACGGTCTTCGAGGGCATCGGCGCTGCGGTGAATGTGCGGGAGGTTGCCGTAAGCAGCAGGCAGGCTGAGCTGGGGCGGTGGATGGGCGGGGTTTAG
- a CDS encoding asparagine synthase C-terminal domain-containing protein yields MPDLNPKARLTQLLREAILKGEPKALILSGGIDSSLLAALAPKNMLDLCVTALFEGSGARDRVYSRVVADRLGIRHAVVEYGIEEAEKAAREIVKLLGTFDHVEIRNDITIYVAIKSCIEEGIACAMTGDGGDELFAGYDYMTKMDELELDSYINSLTGKWSFSAIRLGAHLGVTTTQPYLDPEVVEFARGLPYEWRVRRSDRILGKWILRSLLEDLGLPEIAYRAKEPIELGSGSASLTSLLNEALGEEVDEIVEEAARDGVLFWSREQAYFYKIFKDVFGKVPRPSSDGPSCACCGAPLDANRINCRYCGFTNGFRG; encoded by the coding sequence TTGCCTGATTTGAACCCGAAGGCGAGACTAACGCAGCTGCTAAGGGAGGCGATCCTGAAAGGGGAGCCAAAAGCTTTGATCCTCTCGGGCGGGATAGACAGCAGCCTTCTCGCAGCTCTCGCCCCAAAGAATATGCTGGATCTCTGTGTCACTGCACTGTTTGAAGGTTCGGGCGCGCGAGACAGGGTCTACTCTAGAGTGGTCGCGGATCGGCTTGGGATAAGGCACGCTGTCGTTGAGTATGGCATCGAGGAAGCTGAGAAGGCTGCGAGGGAGATTGTGAAGTTGCTTGGGACATTCGACCACGTTGAGATCAGAAACGACATCACGATCTATGTGGCAATCAAATCGTGCATCGAAGAGGGAATCGCCTGCGCGATGACCGGGGACGGAGGTGATGAGCTGTTCGCTGGGTACGACTACATGACAAAGATGGACGAGCTCGAGCTCGACAGCTACATCAATTCGCTGACCGGCAAATGGTCTTTCTCTGCGATCCGGCTGGGGGCACACCTGGGCGTTACGACCACCCAGCCATACCTAGATCCCGAGGTGGTCGAGTTCGCACGCGGGCTCCCCTACGAGTGGAGGGTGCGCAGGTCTGACAGGATCTTGGGAAAGTGGATTTTAAGGTCACTGCTCGAGGACCTCGGCCTCCCAGAGATAGCATACAGGGCGAAGGAGCCCATCGAGCTAGGTAGCGGCAGCGCATCCCTTACGAGCCTACTGAACGAAGCCCTAGGTGAAGAGGTAGATGAGATCGTCGAAGAAGCCGCGCGCGATGGAGTCCTCTTCTGGAGCAGGGAACAGGCCTATTTCTACAAAATATTCAAGGACGTCTTCGGAAAGGTGCCGCGACCGTCATCGGATGGACCATCCTGTGCCTGCTGCGGTGCCCCCCTGGATGCAAACCGAATCAACTGCAGATACTGCGGCTTCACCAACGGGTTTAGGGGATGA
- the arsB gene encoding ACR3 family arsenite efflux transporter: MRFGIWEKYLSLWVFLFIVAGIAIGRVFPDISASLGQLSIAYVNVPIAVCLFAMIYPIMVQIDFGQVIKAGKTPKPIAATLFVNWAIKPFTMAFFGWAFLVVIFSQSIPGSLASQYQYGLILLGVAPCTAMVLVWSYLARGNMGHTLVMVAINSLTMVALYAPLAVFLLGISGVTIPWETIGFAITMYILLPLIAGFYTRRYVLRRYGHEWLNASLKPKLGRASIIALLVTLVILFSTQGYIILEQPLVIAMIAVPIFVNILTIFAVAYAISKLIGLSYEDAAPTALIGGSNHFEVAIAVAITLFGLESGAALSAVVGVLTEVPFMLLLVQMCKATRGWFTKEKAPEVEPVS; this comes from the coding sequence GTGAGGTTTGGAATTTGGGAGAAGTACCTCAGTCTTTGGGTCTTTCTGTTCATTGTTGCTGGCATTGCCATAGGTAGGGTCTTCCCGGACATCTCCGCCTCGCTCGGGCAACTCTCGATCGCTTATGTCAACGTCCCAATAGCCGTCTGCCTCTTCGCAATGATCTACCCCATCATGGTTCAGATAGACTTCGGCCAGGTGATCAAGGCCGGGAAGACCCCGAAGCCCATCGCGGCAACACTCTTTGTAAACTGGGCAATAAAGCCCTTCACAATGGCGTTCTTCGGCTGGGCGTTTCTGGTGGTGATATTCTCACAGTCGATACCGGGAAGTTTGGCATCTCAGTACCAGTACGGGCTGATACTCCTCGGCGTGGCACCCTGCACGGCTATGGTGCTGGTCTGGAGCTACCTCGCAAGGGGGAATATGGGGCATACGCTGGTGATGGTCGCGATAAACTCGCTTACAATGGTCGCCCTCTATGCCCCGCTTGCAGTCTTCCTTCTTGGCATATCCGGTGTCACAATCCCCTGGGAGACGATAGGCTTCGCAATCACCATGTACATACTTCTGCCGCTCATTGCGGGATTCTATACCAGGAGGTACGTGCTCCGCCGCTACGGACACGAGTGGCTGAATGCCTCCCTGAAGCCGAAGCTGGGGAGGGCATCGATCATCGCCCTGCTCGTGACCCTTGTCATATTGTTCTCGACACAGGGTTACATCATACTCGAGCAGCCTCTTGTCATAGCGATGATAGCAGTCCCGATATTTGTCAACATATTGACGATCTTTGCCGTTGCCTACGCGATATCGAAGCTGATAGGCCTTTCCTACGAGGATGCTGCACCCACAGCGCTGATCGGAGGTAGCAACCACTTCGAGGTGGCAATCGCAGTAGCCATCACGCTCTTTGGACTTGAGTCCGGCGCTGCACTCTCGGCAGTTGTCGGGGTTCTCACCGAGGTCCCGTTCATGCTGCTGCTGGTCCAAATGTGCAAGGCGACGAGGGGATGGTTCACTAAAGAAAAAGCGCCCGAGGTTGAACCAGTTTCTTGA
- a CDS encoding ABC transporter ATP-binding protein, translating to MACNLVVDGIKVEIGSCKILDNVEISVGGGEMLAIIGPNGSGKTTLLKCISRAISPISGEILVCGRPAKEYNNREYSKRVSAMLPQWPSGFSMKSYEIVLMGCRNQARGIWWEGDGELEVARAALGVLGAMDLYERDFDTLSSGEQRKVLVAKSLAQKTGIILLDEPVAYLDMKYKLEVMNVLRALADMGKTVLVTLHEIDLASKYCENVVVLSHGRVVAAGRPREVITSELLSSVYGVDAVVKWDEEIDYPIIMPKTRRIPKGEASCLI from the coding sequence TTGGCATGTAATCTGGTTGTTGACGGCATTAAGGTCGAAATTGGATCCTGCAAGATATTGGATAATGTCGAGATCAGCGTGGGGGGCGGGGAGATGCTTGCTATCATCGGCCCCAACGGCTCTGGAAAGACCACCCTGCTGAAGTGTATCTCAAGAGCCATCAGCCCAATTAGCGGGGAGATACTTGTCTGCGGGAGGCCAGCCAAGGAATACAACAATCGCGAGTATTCAAAGAGGGTCAGCGCGATGCTTCCCCAGTGGCCCAGCGGCTTCAGCATGAAATCCTATGAGATAGTCCTCATGGGCTGCAGGAACCAGGCTAGGGGCATATGGTGGGAGGGGGACGGAGAGCTGGAGGTAGCGCGCGCAGCGCTGGGCGTGCTGGGCGCCATGGATCTCTACGAGAGAGATTTTGACACGCTGAGCAGCGGCGAGCAGAGGAAGGTCCTCGTCGCAAAGTCATTGGCCCAGAAGACCGGGATAATATTGCTGGACGAGCCTGTTGCTTATCTGGATATGAAGTACAAGCTCGAGGTGATGAACGTCCTCAGGGCACTCGCGGACATGGGAAAGACTGTCCTGGTGACGCTTCACGAAATAGACCTTGCCTCGAAGTACTGCGAAAACGTAGTGGTCCTCAGCCACGGAAGAGTGGTGGCTGCTGGGAGGCCAAGGGAAGTGATCACGTCAGAGCTTCTAAGCAGCGTATATGGCGTCGACGCTGTTGTAAAGTGGGACGAAGAGATCGACTACCCTATCATTATGCCAAAGACTAGGCGGATACCCAAGGGGGAGGCATCTTGCCTGATTTGA